The DNA sequence GATGGCGCGGTCGATATTCTGGTATCCGGAGTAGGAACCGGCGGAACTTTGACCGGCGTCGCTGAAGTGATCAAAAGCCGCAAGAAAGATTTCCTGGCGGTCGCCGTAGAACCTGAAAATTCTCCGGTGCTTTCGGGAGGTGCGCCTGGACCGCATAAAATTCAGGGAATCGGCGCCGGTTTTATTCCCGGCGTCCTCAACCGGGATATCATCGACGAGATCATACAGGTTTCCAACGAGAACTCCGGAATAACCGCCCGCCGCCTGGCCCGTGAGGAAGGAATTCTGGCCGGTATATCCAGCGGAGCGGCGCTCTGGGCTGCTCTCGTAGTAGCGAGACGCCCTGAAAGCAAAGGGAAAACGATCGTAGTGGTTCTCCCCGATACCGGCGAACGGTACCTGACCACCTGGCTGTTCAAGGAATCCTGAATACGAAGGATGAGATCAAAAATCTGAGGAAAACAGCTATAACTGCGCAATATTTTGAAACATGACGACATAAATAATTGCGCATGTTTTGAGTGTTTATATCCTGAAACGGCTTTATCGTTCCCGCGAAGCGGCAACGAGTTCAGGATGACCTTATGCCGAACTTGTTTCGGCATCTATCTCTTAAAATACGTAAGCATATGTAATCGCCGGAGCTATGAGGAGAAAGTGAAGGTATGGAAAATAAACTCGACTGTTTGAAAGATATCCTGGCCGGAATGGAGAGTGTTCTGGTAGCCTACTCCGGGGGCGTGGACAGCACCTTTCTCCTCAAGGTTGCATCCGATGTGCTGGGCGCCAAAGCCCTGGCGGTGATCGGAGATTCCAGCACCCTGCCCTCCGAAGAAAAACAGCAGGCTCTCGAAATCGCCGAAAAACTGAACGTGCGATACCAGGTCATCGAAAGCCGTGAGATATCGAATCCCGACTTTGCCATGAACAGCAAAGATCGATGTTACTGGTGCAAGAGCGAACTGTTTTCCAAACTCAGGGAAATCGCGGACCGTGAGCACATCAAGTTTGTTGTGGATGGCAGCAACGCCGACGACCGGAGTGATTACCGGCCGGGCACCCGTGCTGCAAGAGAGTACGGAGTCCGGAGTCCGCTTCAGGAAGCCGGACTTACCAAAGATGAAATAAGAAAATTCTCTCGTGACATGGGGCTTCCCACCTGGGACAAGCCTTCCATGGCCTGTCTGTCGTCACGGATTCCCTATGGCGAGGAGATCACCGAGGATAAACTCGATAAGGTCGAGAAAGCGGAGCGGATACTCAAGTCATTGGGATTTAAACAGGTACGGGTCAGGCATTACAACGAAACCGCCCGGCTGGAGGTGGCTGAATCCGACATCCCCCGCCTTGCCGAGCCGGATCTGCGGAAAAAAATTGTGGCAGGGCTGAAAGCGGTAGGCTATCGGTATATCGCCCTGGATCTGGAAGGGTATAGAACCGGGAGCATGAATCCGTGACGGATTCGGCACGATCCGAACTTTGCCGCCCTGAACTCGTTTCAGGGTCTAGGATTAAGTCAATCAGATAATGTCTGGTGCTGAAGTTTCTTTTTCTTTTTACCCCCTTAAAAAGGGGGTCGCCGCTCAAGCGGCGGGGGGATCTTTATTCGCCGGGAAGAAGAAATCCCCCCTGCCTTTGACATCCCCCCTTGTTAAGGAGGGAATATGAATCCAACTTTATTGCATTGACTTAACACTAGGGTAAAAGAAGCAAAGATAGTACAAGCTGCATGGAAAAACATGTAATTATCATTAAGTCAATGATAATAGTGGTAAATTACAGTATTCTTTCAACAGGGATATCTCGATGGCGCTGTTTGAAAACATTCTCCAGGCTGTTGGCGGGACTCCGCTCGTAAGATTGAATTCCATTACACATGGAATCGGCTCCCCTGTCTATGCCAAAGCCGAATTCCTGAACCCCGAGGGTAGCGTAAAAGACCGTATCGGAATCGCCATGATAGAAGCCGCCGAAAAGGAAGGTCTTTTAAAACCGGGAGGCACCATCATTGAAGCTACCGCCGGAAACACCGGGATCGGGCTTGCCCAGGCGGCGGCGATCAAAGGATACCGTTGCATATTCGTTCTCCCGGACAAGATGAGCCAGGAAAAAATAAATCTTCTGAAGGCGTACGGCGCTGAAGTGGTAATTACCCCAACTTCCGTACCTCCCGATTCGCCGGAAAGTTATAACGGAGTGGCGGATCGTCTGACGCAGGAAATACCCGGCGCTTTCCATCCCAATCAGTT is a window from the Candidatus Latescibacter sp. genome containing:
- the larE gene encoding ATP-dependent sacrificial sulfur transferase LarE — its product is MENKLDCLKDILAGMESVLVAYSGGVDSTFLLKVASDVLGAKALAVIGDSSTLPSEEKQQALEIAEKLNVRYQVIESREISNPDFAMNSKDRCYWCKSELFSKLREIADREHIKFVVDGSNADDRSDYRPGTRAAREYGVRSPLQEAGLTKDEIRKFSRDMGLPTWDKPSMACLSSRIPYGEEITEDKLDKVEKAERILKSLGFKQVRVRHYNETARLEVAESDIPRLAEPDLRKKIVAGLKAVGYRYIALDLEGYRTGSMNP